The sequence below is a genomic window from Sporichthya brevicatena.
AGCGGCGCTCGCGCTCGCACTCGGAGCCGCGCTGGACTGCGTGACGGGATCCGGATCGTCGTCGTCACCGCAGGCCGACAACGTCAGGGACAGGGCGAGGGCCGACGTCACCGACGCCAGCCGGAACAGATGAATGGAACGTCGCATGATCAGGATCCCTCCACGAGCTTGATGTCACGGCTGCCGACCCCGATCACCGAGGAGGCGAGGTCGTAGGTCTGCTGGTCCTCGGCCTGGGCGACGCAGCTGACGGTGTGCAGCGGCTTGCCCCCGACCGTCTGGTTCCACGTGTCGACGGTGACGAGCGGGAAGAGCTTGACCTCGTCGCGCTCACGGCCGATCACGGCCGCCTCGGCCTTCTCGCAGACCGCGATGAGGGCGTCCCACTCCGCGCTCTTGAGCTGCTTCGGGTCCAGCGCCGTGATGAAGGCCTCGTCGAAGAGGTCCGCGGCGTCGAAGTCGAACGCGTACTCCACGTAGTGGGGGTCCGTGCAGCCCGCCGGCTCCATCGGCCGGCCTCGCTCGGCGTAGAGCGCGCAGGCGCCGAGAGCCGACGGCAGCGACCCGGCCCCGATCTTGCGGACCCAGGTCCCCGGCACCTGCGGAGCCTTCGGGTCGTCCGCCGAGATCCCGGCAACCGCGTCCTGCGTGCGCGCCGTGCACAGCGTCAGCCGCTCACCGGCGGCCCACTCGTCCGCCGTGCTCAGCGAGGGAGTCATGGTGCCGGCCCAGGAGGTGGGGCGCACCCACTGGGTGGCGGGGTCGAGGCCGATCGCCTTGGCCCACGCGGTGGTCCCGGTCGCCTCCAGGAACGCCAGGCCGCACACCTTCGCGCTCCAGAGCTCCCAGGCCTGCCGCTCGGCGGACTTCGCGTCCTGGAAGGCGGCCCGGTCGGTCGAGACCTCCGCCGAGTTCGGGATCACCGCGAACACCTCGGCAGAGTGCGGCGCGGAGCAGTCGACCTTGCTGGTGCGAACCGGACCGTCCGCGGTCGACGCGGTGTAGCAGGTGCCGACCAACGGGTGGTCGCCGGCCGGCGTGGCGTCGGCGCTCGCGGCTGCGGATGGGGTGGTACTGGACTGCGTGACGGGACTCGGATCGTCGTCGTCAC
It includes:
- a CDS encoding septum formation family protein, whose protein sequence is MHLCTSRTLRSAAASAALALTLTLTACGDDDDPSPVTQSSTTPSAAASADATPAGDHPLVGTCYTASTADGPVRTSKVDCSAPHSAEVFAVIPNSAEVSTDRAAFQDAKSAERQAWELWSAKVCGLAFLEATGTTAWAKAIGLDPATQWVRPTSWAGTMTPSLSTADEWAAGERLTLCTARTQDAVAGISADDPKAPQVPGTWVRKIGAGSLPSALGACALYAERGRPMEPAGCTDPHYVEYAFDFDAADLFDEAFITALDPKQLKSAEWDALIAVCEKAEAAVIGRERDEVKLFPLVTVDTWNQTVGGKPLHTVSCVAQAEDQQTYDLASSVIGVGSRDIKLVEGS